In the genome of Solibacillus silvestris, one region contains:
- a CDS encoding ABC transporter permease has protein sequence MSQIQLDSELPKESIKASRNIHLKKFKEDCKRFIQTQKIGFISLLIILLVFTVAVFAPFIAPFDPISQDRTAFLAAPNSQHVMGTDDLGRDVFSRLIFGSQISLLVGIVTVVISIVLGTLIGMISGYFGGVIDLVIQRIMDAIMSIPALILALFIAALLGPAIQNVIIALVIIEIPRFARIVRGEMMRIRESNYVEASRSVGAGSFRIIMRHGLPNMMAPIIVMASLAFGQTIIAEASLSFLGIGTPPPNPSWGLMLSDASRYMESAPWIVLFPGLALCILVLAFNLFGDALRDFLDPKMS, from the coding sequence TTGTCTCAAATACAACTAGACTCTGAGTTGCCAAAAGAGAGTATAAAGGCGAGCAGGAACATACACTTAAAAAAATTTAAAGAGGATTGTAAACGCTTTATTCAAACGCAAAAAATTGGCTTTATATCTCTTTTAATTATTCTTTTAGTTTTCACCGTCGCTGTATTTGCACCTTTCATTGCACCGTTTGACCCAATTAGTCAAGATCGTACAGCATTTTTGGCAGCACCAAACTCACAACATGTGATGGGCACTGATGATTTAGGACGTGATGTGTTTAGTCGTCTAATTTTTGGTTCACAAATATCGTTACTTGTTGGAATTGTAACAGTCGTTATTTCAATTGTATTAGGAACATTAATTGGAATGATTTCTGGATATTTTGGTGGGGTAATCGATTTAGTAATTCAAAGAATAATGGATGCAATTATGTCAATTCCAGCTTTAATTCTTGCTTTATTTATTGCAGCTTTGTTGGGACCTGCCATCCAAAATGTAATTATAGCATTGGTGATTATCGAGATACCTCGTTTTGCTAGGATTGTTCGAGGGGAAATGATGAGAATCCGAGAATCTAATTATGTTGAAGCATCTCGCTCGGTCGGTGCAGGTTCATTTCGAATCATTATGAGACATGGATTGCCAAATATGATGGCACCAATCATTGTCATGGCAAGTCTTGCTTTTGGTCAAACAATTATTGCTGAAGCATCACTTAGTTTTCTTGGAATAGGAACTCCACCACCGAATCCATCCTGGGGGTTAATGTTGAGTGATGCGAGTAGATACATGGAAAGTGCACCATGGATTGTGCTTTTCCCTGGTTTAGCCTTATGTATACTAGTTTTGGCATTTAACTTATTTGGGGATGCACTTCGGGATTTCCTTGATCCCAAAATGTCTTAG